The Leptospira sp. WS60.C2 genome includes the window GGAGACAACCGTGACGATTCTCATGACTCACGAGCTTGGGGTTTTGTGAAACGTGAAGACATTCTTGGAAAGGCGCTCATTATATATTTTTCCATAGATTGGAAAGATTCCACTTGTGAATACAAAGACGGACAAGAGTTAGCTGAAAAGGGACCAGAAGTAGCGGAACGGTATGAAGGAGAAGCCTTGGATCGACGATGTCATTATTCTGAAGTGTTTTCTTCACATAATGCACGTTATCTCGGTGAGGAATCTCGCTTTGGTTGGATTGAAAGAACGCTCCGGTATCGTCTTTGGAGACTCAGTGTTCGTTTCGATCGCATCGGTCGCATTTTGCAGTGACAGATCCAAACAAACCATCTTCTGGCAAAAAGGAAACATCTCCTTTGGCCATGGCAGGAGCGGGATTTGAATTCGTTTCCTCAATCGTTTTCTTTGTATTGGGAGGTTATTATCTAGATGAATATTTAAAATCAGAACCTCTATGGTTACTCGTTGGATTTTTTCTAGGATTTGTCTTTGCTTTTTATTCTCTCATCAAACGAGCCAAGGAAAACGAGTGATTCGCTCGAACAAATAAATTCTTGACCAATTGGAAATGAATAACATAAAAGTAAAAGGCTATGACTACGAAGGCAAAATTACATTCAATTGGAAAAAAATCCAGTTTTGCAATGGGAATGCCTTCTTATGTACTCACCACTCTCGTTCTAGTCGTCGTCGTATCTTTCTACATACGTAGCTTTCTGTCATAATCCTCCTTCGTTTCCTCGGTCGACAGAAAGCAAAAGTCGACGGGGAAACCATCCAAGGAGAGAGATTATGTGGGAAAGGATCACAGTCAGTCAGTATATCATTCAATTTTTAGAATCAAAAAGGATCCAATGGATTCCAGGAGTTCCTGGTGGAACTATTTTACCGTTATATGAAAGTTTGGCGGCATCAAGTATCAAACACGTACTTGCTAGGCATGAACAAGGAGCTGGTTTTATTGCGCAAGGGATAGCTCGCAGTAAAGGAGAGGTGAGTGTCGTATTTGTTTCTTCTGGCCCTGGTGTTGCCAATCTCATTACAGCTGTCGCTGATGCATACAGAGATTCAGTGCCGATGTTAGTGTTTTCTGGGCAAGTGCCAACTCCTTTAAAAGGAACAGATGCATTCCAAGAATTGGATACAGAGCGAATTGTTTCATCTCTTGTAAAAAAAGCGTACTCCATTAAAGATCCAAATTTGATTCCAGTGGTTTTGCAAGAAGCGTATCAGATCGCATCGGAAGGAAAAAAAGGTCCTGTTTGGATTGATCTTCCAAAAGACATTCAAACAAAAACGATTCCTTGGAAAGAGAATCAAAGTTTTGAAACCAACTATTTCTTATCCGGGCTCAACCATGATAAGAAAACAATCATTTTGGGGGAGACGACTTCTCTCAATTTGTTTCAGAGCCAATGGAAACAGTGTTTCGCAGACGCAAAGTTTCCTTTGTTGTATTTGGGTGGCGGGGCAAAAAAAGAATCCAGACGTTTTCGCGAAATTGTCAAACAATATCAAATACCAGCTGTCACAACACTTATGGGACTTGGTATATTCGAAAAGAATGATCCAATGAATTTGGGTATGATGGGAATGCATGGAACCATCGCGGCCAATGAAGCCTTGGGTGTTTGTGATTTACTCATTGCGATAGGTGTTCGCTTTGACGATCGTGCCATTGGAAACAAAGATTCGTTTTGTCCAAATGCAAAGATCGTCCATATTGATATAGATGCTAACGAAATTGGGAAAATTAAAAAACCGGATTTGAGTTTGAAAAAAGATATATCGGAAGTGATTTCGTACCTATTCCCGATTCCTATAGAAGAGTCTCTTCTTAATCCACAAAACACTGGGGATAAAGGTTATTTGCAACAAATAGAGATATGGAAACAAATTCCAGAGATCCATCCTGCAAAAGAATTGATCACTTCCTTTGCCTCTCTTATCCCAAACAAGGATCATTTTGTCATCACTGATGTGGGACAACACCAAATGTGGGTGGCGCAGTATTATCCATTTCTAAATCCTAATCATTGGATCACATCTGGTGGACAAGGCACAATGGGATTTGGATTGCCTACGTCCATTGGGGTATCTTTGGCAAACCAAAATTCACCTGTTTATTGTTTTACGGGTGACGGCTCGATCATGATGAATCTTCAAGAGTTGGCAACATTAAAAGAATTCAATCTGAATGTAAAAATCATTCTTATGAATAATCAGCATTTGGGTTTAGTGAAACAGCAACAAGATTTGTTTTATGGAAATGTTTATTCTGGATCAAAGATTCATTTTCTTCCAAACTTTCAAAGCGTATGTGGTGCATTTGAGATTCCCTATATGAATTGGGAGAAAGATCAAAATGATTCCGATTTACGGTCTTTGTTAGGAGAACCTGGACCAGGTTTTGTGGAAATCAATATTCCATCTGATTGGGGAGTGTATCCATTTGTTCCTGGTTGTAAGTCGAACCAAGAATATATCTTAGATTTGGTAAAATGTTAATCATAAACTCCCATAGAATTGGATTCATTCTATGGGAGTTTTTAGAGATTAAATTGCTTTGTTCCCTCGTTCACCACTTCGGATGCGAATCACTTCTTCCAACGGCATGACGAAGATTTTCCCATCTCCGATTTTACCCTCTGGACCAGTTTTGGCCGCTTTTAGAATGGCATCGACTGTTGGTTTTACAAATTCATCGTTGACAGCGATTTCCAATCGAACTTTTCGTAACAAGTTCACTTGGTATTCGTGTCCGCGAAACACTTCTGTTTTGCCTTTTTGTTGTCCATATCCTTGAACATCACTCACTGTTAGACGATATATTTCATTCTTTGTGAGTTCGTTTTTTACTTCTTCCAATTTGTGTGGTTGAATGATTGCAATGACTAATTTCATAAATTTACCTTATATCATATCCTTTTTCACCATGAATCTCTTGGTCGAGTCCAGTGATTTCTTTATCTTCCTCAATTCTGAAGCCAATTGTTTTTTCGATGACTAATGCAAGTAAATAGGAAACAACAAAAGAATAAAATCCTGTTGCCACAACACTTATCACTTGTGCCATCATTTGATCACCGAATGTCATACCTTCTGCTAATTCTAATGCAAAAATACCAGTTAAGATGGCTCCAAAGGCACCACCTGCACCATGGATTCCGAAAGCATCCAATGTATCATCATACTTAAACTTACCTTTTAGAAGAATCGCCAAATAGCAGATAGGTGATACTAGTAAACCCATAATGATTGCACCTTTGATACCAACAAAACCAGATGCAGGAGTGATAACCACTAATCCGGCTACAATGCCTGAAGCTGCTCCTAGAGCTGTTGCCTTTTTTGTATGATACCATTCAATGAGTAACCAACTTGCTCCCGCTGCAGCGGGCGCAACCAAAGTGACCAAAAAGGCTCGAGCAGCAAGACCATTTACGGCAAGACCAGAGCCCGCATTAAAACCAAACCATCCAAACCATAATAATCCCGATCCAAGGAGAGTATATGTCATGTTATTGGGATGGGTTAAAAGAGATGGGTCTCCCTTTCGTTTGCCAATGACAATCGCAGCAGATAAACCAGCAATACCTGAAATCAAATGTACAACAGTCCCTCCAGCAAAATCCAAGGCATTCATTTTGAACAACCAGCCAGATTCTGCCCAAACCCAATGAGCTACTGGATCATAGACTAACGTAGACCATACGAGAATGAAAAGAATATAAGCAGAAAGTTTGATTCTTTCAGCAATTGCTCCTGAGATGAGTGCAGGTGTGATGATAGCAAACATCCCTTGGAATAAAAAATGAACATAGGTTGGGATAGTGCCTAAGGTAGAATTCAAATCAATTCCATCTAGGAAGGCCAAATCAAAATTGCCTACGTAAGGATTGTCTCCAGAAAAAGCTAAGCTGTATCCGAAGATGGTCCACTGTAGTGTCATGACGATCATCGCAACAAAACTATGCATCATCGTTGATAAAACATTTTTAGAACGAACGATCCCTCCATAAAACAAGGAAAGACCAGGAATCATAAAAAACACAAATGCTGATGAAACTAACATCCATGTTGTATCTGATTTATCGATTTGGTTTGCTACTGTTGTTTCGCCATCTGCCAATAGTAGATTTGGCAAAAGAAACAAAAAACAGAGTAATACAGGCCTTATGACCATTTGTACATTCATAGTTTACTCCAAAGAAACTAGATTCAAGTTCCGAAATAAAATTCGTATTATTAGGAATGGGGTATCGTATGAAAGCGAGTAAAAATCGTAGAAAATGTGAACTTTTTTACAGAAAAATCCAGGATTCGAGATAGGAGTTTGCCAACGGAAATTTGGTGTGATAAGGGGTTTTTATTGGGAGGCGGGTTCAGTTCCCCACCCATAATCAGGGCGGGGTGACTAGATTCGCAATTTTCCTCGAAATCTATGCATTTATTCTGAAATTCTATAAAAAAGATTGAACAAAATTAAATTGTGTACAATCTAATTTCCAAAAACGGAGTAAACTATGGCAGAAGAATTTTATAAAATTAAAGTGAAGCGCGGTTCTGAGGAAATCCCGATGGAGCAGTTTAAAGACAAAGTGTTGCTAATTGTGAATACAGCGAGTCAATGTGGGTTCACTCCTCAATACAAAGGATTGCAAGAAACATATGATCGTTGGAAGAATAAGGGATTTGAAATTTTAGCATTCCCTTGCAACCAATTCGGAGAACAAGAACCAGGATCTTATGCAGAAATAAAATTATTTTGCGAAAAGACATTTTCAACAACCTTCCCAATTTTTTCCAAGCTTGAAGTAAATGGGCCTAATACGGATCCACTCTATTCACATTTGAAAAAAAGTGCACCAGGTATTTTTGGTTCTCTTGATATCAAATGGAATTTTACAAAGTTCCTCGTTGATAAAAATGGAAATGTAGTGAAGCGTTATGCTCCTATTACAAAACCAGAAGCGATCGAAAAGGATATTGAAAAACTTGTCCAAGGCTAAATCACAAAAGGAAGAGGTTCTTTTGCTGAAGAACCAAATTTGTTTTTCGATGTACTCTTCCATGCATCGACTGATGAAACTCTATCGTCCGCTTCTTGCGGAAATAGGGTTAACTTATCCACAATACCTTGTTATGCTTGTTATGTGGGAAGACGAAATTGCTACAGTAAGTAAAATAGGCGAAAAGCTTCAGCTGGATTCTGGAACTTTAACGCCACTATTAAAAAGACTCCAACTTATGGGTCTCGTTCAAAGAATCCGAAGTGAAAGGGACGAACGAATTGTGGAGATTGTCTTAACAAAGAAAGGCAAAACCTTGCGAGAAAAAGCCAAGCCAATCCCCGAGCAAATTTTCTGTCTCTCTGGGATTGCTGAATCGCAAGCTGGTCAGTTGAAACAAATTTTGGACCAATTGGGCAAATAAAAAATCCCCATTGCGCAAAGATGAACTTTTCTCAATTAAAAATTTAGAGAAGTCAAAAAGACCTTCCCCAACCAACAAACTTATGATATATGGACTTCATTGGGTGGCGGGTGGATTACCCCACCCAGTTCGATACGGGCGGGGATCTATACCTTCATACCCAAACCCAACAACCCTTTATCCTACTTGCTCCCATACCCGCAAAACTCCAAAGTGAACTCATGGATCTAAACTCAGTCAATCTCAAGCGGTTCCATTTGCATTACTTTAGTTATCTATTGGTTTTATTCCTGTTAAGCATTCCGCTAACTGCAGGTTTGGTGGAGGAAGGATATCGGATTTTGTTCTATATTGGTGGGGCAATTTCCTTTGCTGTGCAAATGGCGATCTTGCAATTACGATTCCTTCCTCGTAAGATACCCGCCTTATCTGAGTCGGGATTCCCGCTTTTCACCGTATTTCTTTCTTTTTTTCTGAATCTAGGCATTTTGTCTGCGTTTCAGGTCTTAGAGTACCCTTTTGAGGCAACTTCTGGATTTTTAATTGCCTATTTCGTCCACCTTCTTTTCCTTGTATTTGCGAGCTATTTCAGTGGAAAATAAGTCTAAATATCGGTTTTTTTTATCATTTTTATTAGTTTTTTCCCTTAGTTTTACGAATGTTTTTGCAAACGATTCGGAAGGGCACAGCTCTGATGAGGGCTTCGATTTCAGCGAAGTGATGGCACACCACTTAGGTGATGCTCCGATCTTCCCTCTGAACTTCGGTGGTTCTATCGTCACAGAAGGACAACCTGGTTTCGATGCAGAAAACAATGATGTGTTCGTAAACCACGATGGGGTCAAGTATCACTATGTGGGTGGACTTGACCTTCACATCACGAAACGCGTCACTATGATGTGGATCGCTTGTTTCTTTATGTTCATCGTTTTCATCCCAGCGGCAAACCTGATCTCAAAAAACCCAAAAAAAGTGCACAGCAAATTCACTTCGGGTGTAGAAGCATTCGTGAGTTACTTAAAAGAAAACGTAGTCGATTCTTCTCTCGACCACCACGGGCATTCTTACTACCATTACATCTTCTCTTTGTTTTTCTTTATTCTGTTCTGTAACTTATTTGGTCTCATCCCTTCTGTAGGGGAGTTAACTGTAGCTACCTCTGATGCACTTGTTGCCGTTGGAGTTTTTGAGCACACACCACATTCCCTTCATACGTTTGGAGAGATTTGGTCTGGTATCACACCAACTGGTGACATCAGTGTCACATTATCTCTTGCCTCTATTACATTACTTACGATTTACGGAACTGCATTTTCTTACCAAGGTATTTCCTTCGTAGCACACGCGGTTCCTAAGGGAGTACCTCTCCCTCTCTGGCCACTCATGTGGGTTCTAGAGTTTATTGTCACTCATATTGCCCGATCGTTTGCGTTAACCATGAGGTTACTTGCCAACATGACAGCAGGACACGTTATGATCCTTGCGTTACTTGGGTTTATCTTTATGAGTGAAAGTTGGATGATTGCACCTGTTTCTGTTCTCAGTTCAGTGCTCATCTACTTTTTAGAACTACTTGTAGCATTTCTACAAGCGTTCATTTTCTCACTGCTCACAACCGTGTTCATCGGAACTGTGATGCATAGACATTAACATTGGTTTTATTTATATTATAAAACACACAGGAGTGAAACGAAAACAATGGAATTCGGTTTAGGATACATCGCAGTAGGACTCGCAGCAGGACTTGCATTACTTGGTGCAGGAATCGGTATTGGTAGAATTGGTGGATCAGTGGCAGAAAGCATTAGCCGCCAACCAGAAGCAGCGGGAAAGATCCAACTCGTTCTTTACGTAGCAGCAGGTATGATTGAAGGTGCAGCACTTTTCGCAGTGGTAATCGCTCTTCTTATCGCGCTCAAACTCAATGGCTCAATTGATAAAACAATTGGTGCTGGTGCCACTAAAGTAGAACAAGGACAATAGTCTTGGTACTCCTCGCGGCTTCCGGCTTCAATTTGCTGAAAGTCAATCCGGGTCTGGTCATCTGGACCCTGGTCACTTTCTCAGTTGTTGTCTTCGTTCTTAAAAAATTTGCATGGGACAAGATCCTTCATGCTCTCGAAGAACGTGCTTCCGGCATCCAAGGTGATATCAACAAAGCGGAATCTCTTCGTGTTGAAGCAGAAAAGTCTTTAAAAGAATACAAAGACCAACTCTTCCAAGCAACAGAAGAAGCACACAGAATTGTCGATGAAGCTAAGAAAGATGCAGTTGCTCTCCGCACTCGGTTGACGGAAGAAGCACACAATGAAGTAAAAAGTATCAAAGATAACGCTGTTCGAGAGATCGAACTTGCAAAAAGCAGAGCCTTGTCTGAGTTACAAAACCAAATTGTGGAAATGTCCGTTCTCATCGCGAGTGAGATCTTGGAGAAACAATTGAAGAAGGAAGACTATGCTTCCTTTGTTGAAAAAGAGATCGCTAAACTCGATAAACTTAAAATAAAATGAGTCTGAACCAAATTTCAAAGGTTTACGCAACGGCAATTTTAGAGTTAGCTCAAGAAACTAACTCACTTGAGTCAACGGAAGAGGAATTATCAACGCTTGTTGATGTTTTCTTTTCCGATGATTCGATTCGCCATTATTTTCTTTCTCCGTTAGTT containing:
- a CDS encoding P-II family nitrogen regulator, producing the protein MKLVIAIIQPHKLEEVKNELTKNEIYRLTVSDVQGYGQQKGKTEVFRGHEYQVNLLRKVRLEIAVNDEFVKPTVDAILKAAKTGPEGKIGDGKIFVMPLEEVIRIRSGERGNKAI
- the atpE gene encoding ATP synthase F0 subunit C; the protein is MEFGLGYIAVGLAAGLALLGAGIGIGRIGGSVAESISRQPEAAGKIQLVLYVAAGMIEGAALFAVVIALLIALKLNGSIDKTIGAGATKVEQGQ
- the atpB gene encoding F0F1 ATP synthase subunit A, whose amino-acid sequence is MENKSKYRFFLSFLLVFSLSFTNVFANDSEGHSSDEGFDFSEVMAHHLGDAPIFPLNFGGSIVTEGQPGFDAENNDVFVNHDGVKYHYVGGLDLHITKRVTMMWIACFFMFIVFIPAANLISKNPKKVHSKFTSGVEAFVSYLKENVVDSSLDHHGHSYYHYIFSLFFFILFCNLFGLIPSVGELTVATSDALVAVGVFEHTPHSLHTFGEIWSGITPTGDISVTLSLASITLLTIYGTAFSYQGISFVAHAVPKGVPLPLWPLMWVLEFIVTHIARSFALTMRLLANMTAGHVMILALLGFIFMSESWMIAPVSVLSSVLIYFLELLVAFLQAFIFSLLTTVFIGTVMHRH
- a CDS encoding F0F1 ATP synthase subunit B, translating into MVLLAASGFNLLKVNPGLVIWTLVTFSVVVFVLKKFAWDKILHALEERASGIQGDINKAESLRVEAEKSLKEYKDQLFQATEEAHRIVDEAKKDAVALRTRLTEEAHNEVKSIKDNAVREIELAKSRALSELQNQIVEMSVLIASEILEKQLKKEDYASFVEKEIAKLDKLKIK
- a CDS encoding glutathione peroxidase; translated protein: MAEEFYKIKVKRGSEEIPMEQFKDKVLLIVNTASQCGFTPQYKGLQETYDRWKNKGFEILAFPCNQFGEQEPGSYAEIKLFCEKTFSTTFPIFSKLEVNGPNTDPLYSHLKKSAPGIFGSLDIKWNFTKFLVDKNGNVVKRYAPITKPEAIEKDIEKLVQG
- a CDS encoding AtpZ/AtpI family protein, with the translated sequence MTDPNKPSSGKKETSPLAMAGAGFEFVSSIVFFVLGGYYLDEYLKSEPLWLLVGFFLGFVFAFYSLIKRAKENE
- a CDS encoding ammonium transporter; amino-acid sequence: MNVQMVIRPVLLCFLFLLPNLLLADGETTVANQIDKSDTTWMLVSSAFVFFMIPGLSLFYGGIVRSKNVLSTMMHSFVAMIVMTLQWTIFGYSLAFSGDNPYVGNFDLAFLDGIDLNSTLGTIPTYVHFLFQGMFAIITPALISGAIAERIKLSAYILFILVWSTLVYDPVAHWVWAESGWLFKMNALDFAGGTVVHLISGIAGLSAAIVIGKRKGDPSLLTHPNNMTYTLLGSGLLWFGWFGFNAGSGLAVNGLAARAFLVTLVAPAAAGASWLLIEWYHTKKATALGAASGIVAGLVVITPASGFVGIKGAIIMGLLVSPICYLAILLKGKFKYDDTLDAFGIHGAGGAFGAILTGIFALELAEGMTFGDQMMAQVISVVATGFYSFVVSYLLALVIEKTIGFRIEEDKEITGLDQEIHGEKGYDIR
- a CDS encoding MarR family winged helix-turn-helix transcriptional regulator: MSKAKSQKEEVLLLKNQICFSMYSSMHRLMKLYRPLLAEIGLTYPQYLVMLVMWEDEIATVSKIGEKLQLDSGTLTPLLKRLQLMGLVQRIRSERDERIVEIVLTKKGKTLREKAKPIPEQIFCLSGIAESQAGQLKQILDQLGK
- a CDS encoding thiamine pyrophosphate-dependent enzyme; this encodes MWERITVSQYIIQFLESKRIQWIPGVPGGTILPLYESLAASSIKHVLARHEQGAGFIAQGIARSKGEVSVVFVSSGPGVANLITAVADAYRDSVPMLVFSGQVPTPLKGTDAFQELDTERIVSSLVKKAYSIKDPNLIPVVLQEAYQIASEGKKGPVWIDLPKDIQTKTIPWKENQSFETNYFLSGLNHDKKTIILGETTSLNLFQSQWKQCFADAKFPLLYLGGGAKKESRRFREIVKQYQIPAVTTLMGLGIFEKNDPMNLGMMGMHGTIAANEALGVCDLLIAIGVRFDDRAIGNKDSFCPNAKIVHIDIDANEIGKIKKPDLSLKKDISEVISYLFPIPIEESLLNPQNTGDKGYLQQIEIWKQIPEIHPAKELITSFASLIPNKDHFVITDVGQHQMWVAQYYPFLNPNHWITSGGQGTMGFGLPTSIGVSLANQNSPVYCFTGDGSIMMNLQELATLKEFNLNVKIILMNNQHLGLVKQQQDLFYGNVYSGSKIHFLPNFQSVCGAFEIPYMNWEKDQNDSDLRSLLGEPGPGFVEINIPSDWGVYPFVPGCKSNQEYILDLVKC